The Manis javanica isolate MJ-LG chromosome 2, MJ_LKY, whole genome shotgun sequence genome contains a region encoding:
- the SLC39A4 gene encoding zinc transporter ZIP4 isoform X1 — translation MSLQPITEPCRKYLGEIPVLARQAGPSPAPVRSQAASGLQSPLVCTASPGHRARGGLSMAILGPRELGLLLTMLVVTGIGAQPAQLLTLLSSGQGALDREVLRGLLNTLVARVHCAGGPCGKCLSVDEALALGRPDRPGTPLGSVLEPRHIARLSAAAAIYLSDPEGTCADIRAGRWASRADRLLALLEGPEALTRGLSRLMQRILARAAGPPTAKKACVDLPQLLEEAARAGAPGRAGPVLAALLDHVRSGSCFRALPSPQYFVDFVFQQHSSETPNITLAELEALMQHLGVGGETHGEHGDHSDAGKGADHQGPVFLATPNGSSSVWDTVCLSARDVMAIYGLSEQAGVTQEAWARLSPSLLQQQLSGACRPRPRSPTQDQLSQAEKYLYGSLATLLICLSAIFGLLLLTCASCSAVTHYVLQAFLSLAVGALTGDALLHLTPKVLGLHIHSGDSTGSQPTWRLMVMLGGLYTFFLFETLVNLLLPPDPEDPKDGPCSRGGHSHSSHSHGVSLQLAPSELLTPKQSHEGSRADLVAEESPELLTPEPRRRSPELRLLPYTVTLGDAVHNFADGLAVGAAFTASWKTGLATSLAVFCHEVPHELGDFAALLHAGLSVRRALQLNLASALTAFAGLYVALAVGVGEDSEAWILAVATGLFLYVALCDLLPAMLNVRDRRPWLLFLLHNAGLLGGWTVLLLLALYEDSIAL, via the exons ATGTCTCTGCAGCCAATCACAGAGCCCTGCAGGAAATACCTGGGAGAGATCCCTGTGCTGGCCCGCCAGGcgggccccagcccagccccagtccGGTCCCAGGCGGCCAGCGGCCTGCAGTCTCCTCTTGTGTGCACAGCCTCCCCGGGCCACCGAGCGCGTGGGGGTCTCAGCATGGCAATCCTGGGCCCACGTGAGCTAGGGCTGCTGCTGACCATGCTGGTGGTGACTGGGATCGGGGCCCAGCCTGCCCAGCTGCTGACCTTGCTGTCCTCAGGCCAGGGCGCTCTGGACCGTGAGGTGCTGCGCGGCCTGTTAAATACACTGGTGGCCCGTGTGCACTGTGCCGGCGGGCCGTGTGGAAAG TGCCTGTCTGTGGATGaggccctggccctgggcaggCCTGATAGGCCAGGAACACCCCTGGGGTCAGTCCTAGAGCCCAGGCACATTGCCCGCCTCAGTGCCGCTGCCGCCATCTACCTCAGCGACCCTGAAGGCACATGTGCAGACATCCGGGCTGGGCGCTGGGCCTCCCGTGCTGACCGCCTCCTGGCCCTGCTGGAAGGCCCTGAGGCCCTGACCCGAGGCCTGAGCAGGCTGATGCAGAGGATTCTGGCCCGGGCTGCTGGTCCACCCACTGCAAAAAAG GCCTGTGTGGACCTGCCTCAGCTGCTGGAGGAGGCAGCGAGGGCAGGGGCTCCCGGAAGAGCTGGCCCTGTGCTGGCTGCCCTGCTGGACCATGTGAGGAGCGGGTCGTGCTTCCGCGCCCTGCCGAGCCCCCAGTACTTTGTGGACTTTGTGTTCCAGCAGCACAGCAGTGAGACTCCCAACATCACGCTGGCTG AGCTGGAGGCCTTGATGCAGCACCTGGGGGTGGGTGGTGAGACCCATGGTGAACACGGTGACCACAGTGATGCGGGAAAGGGGGCCGACCACCAGGGCCCTGTGTTCCTCGCCACCCCTAACGGCAGCTCCAGCGTGTGGGACACA GTATGCCTGAGTGCCAGGGACGTGATGGCTATATATGGGCTGTCTGAGCAGGCTGGGGTGACCCAGGAGGCCTGGGCCCGACTGAGCCCttccctgctccagcagcaactgAGTGGGGCCTGCCGCCCCCGGCCCAGGTCCCCCACCCAGGACCAGCTCAGCCAAGCAGAGA AGTACCTGTATGGCTCGCTGGCCACACTGCTCATCTGTCTCTCTGCCATTTTTGGCCTCCTGCTTCTGACCTGCGCCAGCTGCAGTGCTGTCACCCACTATGTCCTCCAGGCCTTCCTGAGCTTGGCCGTGGGCGCGCTCACGGGTGATGCCCTCCTGCACTTGACACCCAAG GTGCTGGGTCTGCACATCCACAGCGGCGACAGCACTGGCTCACAGCCCACATGGCGCCTCATGGTCATGCTTGGAGGCCTTTACACCTTCTTCCTGTTTGAGACCCTCGTCAACCTCCTGCTGCCCCCGGACCCCGAG GACCCAAAGGACGGGCCTTGCAGCCGCGGCGGCCACAGTCACAGCAGCCACAGCCACGGCGTGTCCCTGCAGTTAGCTCCCAGTGAGCTCCTGACGCCCAAGCAGTCCCACGAGGGCTCGCGCGCAGACCTG GTAGCGGAGGAGAGTCCAGAGCTGCTGACCCCGGAGCCCCGGAGACGGAGCCCAG AGCTGAGGCTGCTGCCCTACACGGTCACGCTGGGCGACGCCGTGCACAACTTCGCCGACGGGCTAGCTGTGGGCGCCGCCTTCACGGCCTCCTGGAAAACCGGGCTGGCCACCTCTCTGGCAGTGTTCTGCCACGAGGTGCCGCACGAGCTGG GGGACTTCGCGGCCCTGCTGCACGCCGGGCTGTCGGTGCGCCGGGCGCTGCAGCTGAACTTGGCCTCGGCGCTCACCGCCTTCGCCGGCCTCTACGTGGCGCTCGCAGTCGGCGTCGGCGAGGACAGCGAGGCCTGGATCCTGGCGGTAGCCACTGGCCTTTTCCTCTACGTGGCGCTCTGTGACTTG CTCCCGGCTATGCTGAACGTGAGGGATCGGAGGCCTTGGCTCCTCTTCCTGCTGCACAACGCGGGCCTGCTGGGCGGCTGGACCGTCCTGCTGCTGCTGGCGCTGTATGAGGACAGCATCGCCCTTTGA
- the SLC39A4 gene encoding zinc transporter ZIP4 isoform X2: MSLQPITEPCRKYLGEIPVLARQAGPSPAPVRSQAASGLQSPLVCTASPGHRARGGLSMAILGPRELGLLLTMLVVTGIGAQPAQLLTLLSSGQGALDREVLRGLLNTLVARVHCAGGPCGKCLSVDEALALGRPDRPGTPLGSVLEPRHIARLSAAAAIYLSDPEGTCADIRAGRWASRADRLLALLEGPEALTRGLSRLMQRILARAAGPPTAKKACVDLPQLLEEAARAGAPGRAGPVLAALLDHVRSGSCFRALPSPQYFVDFVFQQHSSETPNITLAELEALMQHLGVGGETHGEHGDHSDAGKGADHQGPVFLATPNGSSSVWDTVCLSARDVMAIYGLSEQAGVTQEAWARLSPSLLQQQLSGACRPRPRSPTQDQLSQAEKYLYGSLATLLICLSAIFGLLLLTCASCSAVTHYVLQAFLSLAVGALTGDALLHLTPKVLGLHIHSGDSTGSQPTWRLMVMLGGLYTFFLFETLVNLLLPPDPEDPKDGPCSRGGHSHSSHSHGVSLQLAPSELLTPKQSHEGSRADLVAEESPELLTPEPRRRSPELRLLPYTVTLGDAVHNFADGLAVGAAFTASWKTGLATSLAVFCHEVPHELAPGYAEREGSEALAPLPAAQRGPAGRLDRPAAAGAV, encoded by the exons ATGTCTCTGCAGCCAATCACAGAGCCCTGCAGGAAATACCTGGGAGAGATCCCTGTGCTGGCCCGCCAGGcgggccccagcccagccccagtccGGTCCCAGGCGGCCAGCGGCCTGCAGTCTCCTCTTGTGTGCACAGCCTCCCCGGGCCACCGAGCGCGTGGGGGTCTCAGCATGGCAATCCTGGGCCCACGTGAGCTAGGGCTGCTGCTGACCATGCTGGTGGTGACTGGGATCGGGGCCCAGCCTGCCCAGCTGCTGACCTTGCTGTCCTCAGGCCAGGGCGCTCTGGACCGTGAGGTGCTGCGCGGCCTGTTAAATACACTGGTGGCCCGTGTGCACTGTGCCGGCGGGCCGTGTGGAAAG TGCCTGTCTGTGGATGaggccctggccctgggcaggCCTGATAGGCCAGGAACACCCCTGGGGTCAGTCCTAGAGCCCAGGCACATTGCCCGCCTCAGTGCCGCTGCCGCCATCTACCTCAGCGACCCTGAAGGCACATGTGCAGACATCCGGGCTGGGCGCTGGGCCTCCCGTGCTGACCGCCTCCTGGCCCTGCTGGAAGGCCCTGAGGCCCTGACCCGAGGCCTGAGCAGGCTGATGCAGAGGATTCTGGCCCGGGCTGCTGGTCCACCCACTGCAAAAAAG GCCTGTGTGGACCTGCCTCAGCTGCTGGAGGAGGCAGCGAGGGCAGGGGCTCCCGGAAGAGCTGGCCCTGTGCTGGCTGCCCTGCTGGACCATGTGAGGAGCGGGTCGTGCTTCCGCGCCCTGCCGAGCCCCCAGTACTTTGTGGACTTTGTGTTCCAGCAGCACAGCAGTGAGACTCCCAACATCACGCTGGCTG AGCTGGAGGCCTTGATGCAGCACCTGGGGGTGGGTGGTGAGACCCATGGTGAACACGGTGACCACAGTGATGCGGGAAAGGGGGCCGACCACCAGGGCCCTGTGTTCCTCGCCACCCCTAACGGCAGCTCCAGCGTGTGGGACACA GTATGCCTGAGTGCCAGGGACGTGATGGCTATATATGGGCTGTCTGAGCAGGCTGGGGTGACCCAGGAGGCCTGGGCCCGACTGAGCCCttccctgctccagcagcaactgAGTGGGGCCTGCCGCCCCCGGCCCAGGTCCCCCACCCAGGACCAGCTCAGCCAAGCAGAGA AGTACCTGTATGGCTCGCTGGCCACACTGCTCATCTGTCTCTCTGCCATTTTTGGCCTCCTGCTTCTGACCTGCGCCAGCTGCAGTGCTGTCACCCACTATGTCCTCCAGGCCTTCCTGAGCTTGGCCGTGGGCGCGCTCACGGGTGATGCCCTCCTGCACTTGACACCCAAG GTGCTGGGTCTGCACATCCACAGCGGCGACAGCACTGGCTCACAGCCCACATGGCGCCTCATGGTCATGCTTGGAGGCCTTTACACCTTCTTCCTGTTTGAGACCCTCGTCAACCTCCTGCTGCCCCCGGACCCCGAG GACCCAAAGGACGGGCCTTGCAGCCGCGGCGGCCACAGTCACAGCAGCCACAGCCACGGCGTGTCCCTGCAGTTAGCTCCCAGTGAGCTCCTGACGCCCAAGCAGTCCCACGAGGGCTCGCGCGCAGACCTG GTAGCGGAGGAGAGTCCAGAGCTGCTGACCCCGGAGCCCCGGAGACGGAGCCCAG AGCTGAGGCTGCTGCCCTACACGGTCACGCTGGGCGACGCCGTGCACAACTTCGCCGACGGGCTAGCTGTGGGCGCCGCCTTCACGGCCTCCTGGAAAACCGGGCTGGCCACCTCTCTGGCAGTGTTCTGCCACGAGGTGCCGCACGAGCTGG CTCCCGGCTATGCTGAACGTGAGGGATCGGAGGCCTTGGCTCCTCTTCCTGCTGCACAACGCGGGCCTGCTGGGCGGCTGGACCGTCCTGCTGCTGCTGGCGCTGTATGA
- the VPS28 gene encoding vacuolar protein sorting-associated protein 28 homolog isoform X2 has translation MGFRCRSDSFLVSAHWGSARLRPSVPRPWAPATPPFRCSPSLAEIGCLTCPFAARIPPPLPELHTLGRSRPQPGLRSLLSPPLKPLFTPSLPAVGVPAQRCRPEPRLTASRLRAPPCTPREPLTPPHGNQSARLPSKPAPRCSAPSHVMVLWLVNRAVILIPCSSSLHFKSFIGLVVSTSKVCLELGQPLHLLPDWAGPSQGFPASSAPYPAGSPKSLQPSDSSCCISEDALHDLSTQECWRAPLSRPRLCSPVSAATRAHRMFHGIPVTPGMGAPGNKPELYEEVKLYKNAREREKYDNMAELFAVVKTMQALEKAYIKDCVTPNEYTAACSRLLVQYKAAFRQVQGSEISSIDEFCRKFRLDCPLAMERIKEDRPITIKDDKGNLNRCIADVVSLFITVMDKLRLEIRAMDEIQPDLRELMETMHRMSHLPPDFEGRQTVSQWLQTLSGMSASDELDDSQVRQMLFDLESAYNAFNRFLHA, from the exons ATGGGATTCCGCTGTAGGAGCGACTCCTTCCTCGTTTCCGCGCACTGGGGCTCGGCACGCCTCCGCCCCTCCGTGCCCCGCCCCTGGGCTCCTGCGACTCCTCCGTTCAGATGCAGCCCCTCCCTTGCGGAGATCGGCTGTCTAACCTGCCCTTTCGCGGCTCGtatcccacctcccctccccgaGCTGCACACGCTGGGCCGCTCCAGGCCGCAGCCCGGGCTGCGTTCGCTTTTGTCTCCGCCCCTGAAGCCCTTGTTTACACCGTCCCTCCCTGCGGTGGGTGTCCCTGCCCAGCGCTGCCGGCCTGAGCCCCGTCTGACCGCCAGCCGCCTCCGCGCCCCTCCTTGCACACCCAGGGAGCCTCTCACACCACCACATGGGAACCAGAGCGCGCGCCTGCCCTCCAAGCCTGCCCCCCGCTGTTCTGCTCCATCTCACGTCATGGTTCTTTGGCTGGTAAACAGGGCTGTCATTTTGATTCCTTGTTCATCTTCACTCCACTTCAAATCTTTTATTGGTTTGGTGGTTTCCACCTCCAAAGTGTGTCTTGAGCTGGGCCAGCCATTGCATCTGCTTCCTGACTGGGCAGGACCCTCCCAGGGGTTTCCTGCTTCCTCAGCCCCCTATCCAGCTGGGAGCCCCAAGAGCCTTCAGCCCTCGGACAGCTCTTGCTGCATTA GTGAGGACGCTCTCCACGACCTCAGCACTCAGGAGTGTTGGAGGGCACCTCTGAGCCGACCCCGGCTCTGCTCCCCAGTCTCTGCTGCGACCAGAGCCCACAGGATGTTTCACGGGATCCCAGTCACTCCAGGCATGGGAG CCCCTGGGAACAAGCCGGAGCTGTATGAG GAAGTGAAGCTGTACAAGAATGCACGGGAACGGGAGAA GTATGACAACATGGCAGAGCTGTTTGCAGTCGTGAAGACGATGCAGGCCCTGGAGAAGGCGTACATCAAGGACTGTGTCACGCCCAATGA GTACACTGCAGCCTGCTCCCGCCTCCTGGTGCAGTACAAAGCCGCCTTCCGGCAGGTTCAGGGCTCAGAGATCAGCTCCATTGATGAATTCTGCCGCAAGTTCCGT CTGGACTGCCCATTGGCCATGGAGAGGATCAAGGAGGACCGGCCCATCACTATCAAGGATGACAAGGGCAACCTCAACCGCTGCATCGCCGACGTCGTCTCG CTCTTCATCACGGTGATGGACAAGCTGCGCTTGGAGATCCGTGCCATGGATGAG ATCCAGCCTGACCTGCGGGAGCTGATGGAGACCATGCACCGTATGAGCCACCTGCCCCCTGACTTTGAGGGCCGCCAAACGGTCAGCCAGTG GCTGCAGACGCTGAGCGGCATGTCTGCATCTGACGAGCTGGACGACTCCCAGGTGCGCCAGATGCTCTTTGACCTGGAGTCGGCCTACAATGCCTTCAACCGGTTCCTGCACGCCTGA
- the VPS28 gene encoding vacuolar protein sorting-associated protein 28 homolog isoform X1, which yields MGFRCRSDSFLVSAHWGSARLRPSVPRPWAPATPPFRCSPSLAEIGCLTCPFAARIPPPLPELHTLGRSRPQPGLRSLLSPPLKPLFTPSLPAVGVPAQRCRPEPRLTASRLRAPPCTPREPLTPPHGNQSARLPSKPAPRCSAPSHVMVLWLVNRAVILIPCSSSLHFKSFIGLVVSTSKVCLELGQPLHLLPDWAGPSQGFPASSAPYPAGSPKSLQPSDSSCCISEDALHDLSTQECWRAPLSRPRLCSPVSAATRAHRMFHGIPVTPGMGAPGNKPELYEEVKLYKNAREREKYDNMAELFAVVKTMQALEKAYIKDCVTPNEYTAACSRLLVQYKAAFRQVQGSEISSIDEFCRKFRLDCPLAMERIKEDRPITIKDDKGNLNRCIADVVSLFITVMDKLRLEIRAMDEIQPDLRELMETMHRMSHLPPDFEGRQTVSQWCARCSLTWSRPTMPSTGSCTPESRGPCPGWAWGGASHSSPPASSDVGPCTVCMCLAVHSSLSVCLSMVS from the exons ATGGGATTCCGCTGTAGGAGCGACTCCTTCCTCGTTTCCGCGCACTGGGGCTCGGCACGCCTCCGCCCCTCCGTGCCCCGCCCCTGGGCTCCTGCGACTCCTCCGTTCAGATGCAGCCCCTCCCTTGCGGAGATCGGCTGTCTAACCTGCCCTTTCGCGGCTCGtatcccacctcccctccccgaGCTGCACACGCTGGGCCGCTCCAGGCCGCAGCCCGGGCTGCGTTCGCTTTTGTCTCCGCCCCTGAAGCCCTTGTTTACACCGTCCCTCCCTGCGGTGGGTGTCCCTGCCCAGCGCTGCCGGCCTGAGCCCCGTCTGACCGCCAGCCGCCTCCGCGCCCCTCCTTGCACACCCAGGGAGCCTCTCACACCACCACATGGGAACCAGAGCGCGCGCCTGCCCTCCAAGCCTGCCCCCCGCTGTTCTGCTCCATCTCACGTCATGGTTCTTTGGCTGGTAAACAGGGCTGTCATTTTGATTCCTTGTTCATCTTCACTCCACTTCAAATCTTTTATTGGTTTGGTGGTTTCCACCTCCAAAGTGTGTCTTGAGCTGGGCCAGCCATTGCATCTGCTTCCTGACTGGGCAGGACCCTCCCAGGGGTTTCCTGCTTCCTCAGCCCCCTATCCAGCTGGGAGCCCCAAGAGCCTTCAGCCCTCGGACAGCTCTTGCTGCATTA GTGAGGACGCTCTCCACGACCTCAGCACTCAGGAGTGTTGGAGGGCACCTCTGAGCCGACCCCGGCTCTGCTCCCCAGTCTCTGCTGCGACCAGAGCCCACAGGATGTTTCACGGGATCCCAGTCACTCCAGGCATGGGAG CCCCTGGGAACAAGCCGGAGCTGTATGAG GAAGTGAAGCTGTACAAGAATGCACGGGAACGGGAGAA GTATGACAACATGGCAGAGCTGTTTGCAGTCGTGAAGACGATGCAGGCCCTGGAGAAGGCGTACATCAAGGACTGTGTCACGCCCAATGA GTACACTGCAGCCTGCTCCCGCCTCCTGGTGCAGTACAAAGCCGCCTTCCGGCAGGTTCAGGGCTCAGAGATCAGCTCCATTGATGAATTCTGCCGCAAGTTCCGT CTGGACTGCCCATTGGCCATGGAGAGGATCAAGGAGGACCGGCCCATCACTATCAAGGATGACAAGGGCAACCTCAACCGCTGCATCGCCGACGTCGTCTCG CTCTTCATCACGGTGATGGACAAGCTGCGCTTGGAGATCCGTGCCATGGATGAG ATCCAGCCTGACCTGCGGGAGCTGATGGAGACCATGCACCGTATGAGCCACCTGCCCCCTGACTTTGAGGGCCGCCAAACGGTCAGCCAGTG GTGCGCCAGATGCTCTTTGACCTGGAGTCGGCCTACAATGCCTTCAACCGGTTCCTGCACGCCTGAGTCCCGTGGTCCCTGCCCAGGCTGGGCTTGGGGAGGAGCCTCCCACAGCAGCCCTCCTGCTTCCTCGGATGTTGGCCCCTGCACGGTCTGCATGTGTCTTGCTGTCCATAGCAgcctgtctgtgtgtctgtctatggTGTCGTGA
- the SLC39A4 gene encoding zinc transporter ZIP4 isoform X3, with product MAIYGLSEQAGVTQEAWARLSPSLLQQQLSGACRPRPRSPTQDQLSQAEKYLYGSLATLLICLSAIFGLLLLTCASCSAVTHYVLQAFLSLAVGALTGDALLHLTPKVLGLHIHSGDSTGSQPTWRLMVMLGGLYTFFLFETLVNLLLPPDPEDPKDGPCSRGGHSHSSHSHGVSLQLAPSELLTPKQSHEGSRADLVAEESPELLTPEPRRRSPELRLLPYTVTLGDAVHNFADGLAVGAAFTASWKTGLATSLAVFCHEVPHELGDFAALLHAGLSVRRALQLNLASALTAFAGLYVALAVGVGEDSEAWILAVATGLFLYVALCDLLPAMLNVRDRRPWLLFLLHNAGLLGGWTVLLLLALYEDSIAL from the exons ATGGCTATATATGGGCTGTCTGAGCAGGCTGGGGTGACCCAGGAGGCCTGGGCCCGACTGAGCCCttccctgctccagcagcaactgAGTGGGGCCTGCCGCCCCCGGCCCAGGTCCCCCACCCAGGACCAGCTCAGCCAAGCAGAGA AGTACCTGTATGGCTCGCTGGCCACACTGCTCATCTGTCTCTCTGCCATTTTTGGCCTCCTGCTTCTGACCTGCGCCAGCTGCAGTGCTGTCACCCACTATGTCCTCCAGGCCTTCCTGAGCTTGGCCGTGGGCGCGCTCACGGGTGATGCCCTCCTGCACTTGACACCCAAG GTGCTGGGTCTGCACATCCACAGCGGCGACAGCACTGGCTCACAGCCCACATGGCGCCTCATGGTCATGCTTGGAGGCCTTTACACCTTCTTCCTGTTTGAGACCCTCGTCAACCTCCTGCTGCCCCCGGACCCCGAG GACCCAAAGGACGGGCCTTGCAGCCGCGGCGGCCACAGTCACAGCAGCCACAGCCACGGCGTGTCCCTGCAGTTAGCTCCCAGTGAGCTCCTGACGCCCAAGCAGTCCCACGAGGGCTCGCGCGCAGACCTG GTAGCGGAGGAGAGTCCAGAGCTGCTGACCCCGGAGCCCCGGAGACGGAGCCCAG AGCTGAGGCTGCTGCCCTACACGGTCACGCTGGGCGACGCCGTGCACAACTTCGCCGACGGGCTAGCTGTGGGCGCCGCCTTCACGGCCTCCTGGAAAACCGGGCTGGCCACCTCTCTGGCAGTGTTCTGCCACGAGGTGCCGCACGAGCTGG GGGACTTCGCGGCCCTGCTGCACGCCGGGCTGTCGGTGCGCCGGGCGCTGCAGCTGAACTTGGCCTCGGCGCTCACCGCCTTCGCCGGCCTCTACGTGGCGCTCGCAGTCGGCGTCGGCGAGGACAGCGAGGCCTGGATCCTGGCGGTAGCCACTGGCCTTTTCCTCTACGTGGCGCTCTGTGACTTG CTCCCGGCTATGCTGAACGTGAGGGATCGGAGGCCTTGGCTCCTCTTCCTGCTGCACAACGCGGGCCTGCTGGGCGGCTGGACCGTCCTGCTGCTGCTGGCGCTGTATGAGGACAGCATCGCCCTTTGA